Proteins encoded by one window of Triplophysa rosa linkage group LG19, Trosa_1v2, whole genome shotgun sequence:
- the notch1a gene encoding neurogenic locus notch homolog protein 1 isoform X1 — protein MNRFWVKLTLLAAASLATVAQGQRCLEYCQNGGICELKAHGEAACRCPSDFVGPQCQFPNPCSPSPCRNGGVCRARTQGNDVEVTCDCVLGFSGPLCLTPVNHACMSTPCRNGGTCSLLTLETFTCRCPPGWSGKTCQQADPCASNPCANGGQCSAFESHYICTCPPNFHGQTCRQDVNECALSPSPCRNGGTCINEVGSYHCRCPPEYVGTHCERLYHPCLPSPCRNGGTCLQTSDTTYTCTCLPGFTGQTCEHNVDDCTQHACENGGRCIDGVNTYNCHCDRHWTGQYCTEDVDECELSPNACQNGGTCHNTIGGFNCVCVNGWTGDDCSENIDDCASAACSQGATCHDRVASFFCECPHGRTGLLCHLDDACISNPCQKGSNCDTNPVSGKAICTCPPGYTGSACNQDIDECSLGANPCEHGGRCLNTKGSFQCKCLQGYEGPRCELDVNECKSNPCQNDATCLDRIGGFHCICMPGYEGVFCQINADDCASQPCLNNGKCVDKINSFHCECPKGFSGNLCQVDVDECASTPCKNGAKCTDGPNKYTCECTPGFAGVQCESDINECVSSPCHYGVCRDGVAAFTCECRSGYTGRLCETNINECLSQPCRNGGTCQDRENSYTCTCPKGTTGINCEINIDDCKRKPCDYGKCIDKINGYECVCEPGYTGSMCNINIDDCALNPCHNGGTCIDGVSTFTCICPEGFRDATCLSQHSECSSNPCIHGNCQDQINSYKCVCEPGWTGRNCDININECLSNPCVNGGTCKDMTSGYVCTCRAGFSGPNCQTNINECASNPCLNQGMCIDDVAGFKCNCLLPYTGDVCESVLAPCSSQPCKNGGVCRESEDFRSFSCACPVGWQGQTCEVDINECVRNPCTNGGVCENLRGGFQCHCNPGFTGDLCETDIDDCTPNPCSNGGICQDRVNGFVCVCLAGFRGERCTEDIDECVSTPCRNGGNCTDCVNSYTCSCPAGFSGINCEINTPDCTESSCFNGGTCVDGINSFSCVCLPGFTGNYCQHDVNECDSQPCQNGGTCQDGYGTYKCTCPHGHTGQNCQSLVRWCDSVPCKNGGSCWQQGASFTCQCASGWTGIYCDVPSVSCEVAAQQQGVSVAVLCRNAGQCVDAGNTHLCRCQAGYTGSYCQEQVDECMPNPCQNGATCTDYLGGYSCECVPGYHGTNCSKEINECLSNPCQNGGTCIDLVNTYKCSCPRGTQGVHCEIDIDDCSPAADPLTGELRCFNGGRCLDRIGGYGCVCPAGFVGERCEGDVNECLSDPCDPNGSYNCVQLNNDFRCECRTGYTGKRCETVFNGCKDTPCKNGGTCAVASNTKHGYICKCQPGFSGSSCEYDSKSCGSLRCRNGATCVSGHLSPRCLCPPGFSGHECQTRMDSACLTNPCYNGGTCQSINDAPFFRCSCPVNFNGLLCHILDYSFNGGQGRDIAPPPEVDISCEVPQCEGRGGNAICDTQCNNHACGWDGGDCSLNFDDPWQNCSAALQCWRYFNDGKCDEQCANAGCLYDGFDCQRLEGQCNPLYDQYCKDHYADGHCDQGCNNAECEWDGLDCAEDVPKKLAVGSLVLVVHIPLDELLNRSSSFLRELSGLLHTNVVFRRDANGEPLIFPYYGNEHELSKHKRADWSDPAQLLQRARRSLTAFLKPRPRRELDQMEIKGSIVYLEIDNRQCYQQSDECFQSATDVAAFLGALASSGNLNVPYVIEAVTSEDGPSKSGEMYPMFLVLLALAVLALVAVGVVVNRKRKREHGQLWFPEGFKVTEPKKKRREPVGEDSVGLKPLKNSDSSLMDQQLSDWADDDISKRFKFEEQAILDMTAQLDHRQWTQQHLDAADLRLNSMAPTPPQGEIENDCMDVNVRGPDGFTPLMIASCSGGGIENENGEAEDDPSADVITDFIYHGANLHNQTDRTGETALHLAARYARSDAAKRLLESTADANVQDNMGRTPLHAAVAADAQGVFQILIRNRATDLDARMHDGTTPLILATRLAVEGMVEELINSHADPNTVDDSGKSALHWAAAVNNVDAAVVLLKNGANKDLQNNKEETPLFLAAREGSYETAKVLLDHLANRDIADHLDQLPRDIAQERMHHDIVRLLEEYNLVRSPPLPLSPPLCSPNTYLGIKPSPGNNAMGKKVRKPGGKGAGGKDGGKEMRLKKKKNGEGKDGGIMEVGVLSPVDSLESPHGYLSDVSSPPMMTSPFQQSPPITLNQLQGLADSRMGGAHQGMGKPFDSAPPRLSHLPVANGGAQTGACDWLQRVQQQQQQAGFTALMPTMHPGMPQVMGYPTMQSSHLGTASHMLSNHAHQNNHQSVVTMQHQNSGHILSHHFLGDLSGLDLQSGSGHAPMQTILPQDSQRMASISSTQFLTPPSQHSYSNPMDNTPNHQPQVPDHPFLTPSPGSPDQWSSSSPHSVSDWSEGISSPPTSMQMNHIPEAFK, from the exons ATGAACCGTTTCTGGGTGAAATTAACGCTACTGGCTGCAGCATCGCTCGCGACGGTGGCACAAG GTCAGAGATGCCTGGAATACTGTCAGAACGGAGGAATATGTGAGCTGAAGGCACACGGAGAGGCGGCGTGCAG ATGTCCATCAGACTTTGTCGGACCCCAGTGTCAGTTCCCGAATCCGTGCAGCCCGTCGCCGTGTCGAAACGGAGGCGTGTGCCGCGCTCGGACTCAGGGTAATGATGTGGAGGTGACATGCGACTGCGTGCTGGGCTTCAGCGGTCCTCTCTGTCTGACGCCTGTCAATCACGCCTGCATGAGCACGCCCTGTCGCAATGGTGGCACGTGCTCTCTGCTCACCTTGGAGACTTTCACCTGTCGCTGCCCACCTGGATGGTCCG GTAAAACGTGCCAACAAGCCGACCCGTGTGCGTCGAATCCCTGCGCCAACGGAGGGCAGTGTTCAGCGTTTGAGTCTCACTACATCTGCACCTGCCCTCCCAACTTCCATGGCCAAACGTGTCGGCAGGACGTGAACGAGTGCGCCCTCTCCCCGTCGCCCTGTCGTAACGGAGGAACCTGTATAAATGAGGTGGGCTCGTACCACTGCAGGTGCCCACCCGAGTATGTGGGCACACACTGCGAGCGCTTGTACCACCCGTGCCTCCCCTCACCCTGCAGGAACGGAGGAACCTGCTTACAGACCAGTGACACCACTTACACCTGCACCTGTCTGCCAG GGTTTACGGGTCAAACCTGTGAACATAATGTTGACGACTGCACCCAGCACGCCTGTGAGAATGGAGGCAGGTGCATTGACGGGGTCAACACCTACAACTGTCACTGTGACAGACATTGGACCG GTCAGTACTGTACAGAAGACGTTGACGAGTGTGAACTCTCCCCCAACGCTTGTCAGAACGGCGGCACGTGTCATAACACCATCGGCGGCTTCAACTGCGTGTGTGTGAACGGCTGGACGGGCGACGACTGCAGCGAGAACATCGACGACTGCGCCAGCGCCGCCTGTTCTCAAGGCGCCACGTGCCACGACCGAGTCGCCTCGTTCTTCTGCGAGTGTCCGCACGGACGCACAG GTCTTCTGTGTCACCTGGATGACGCGTGCATCAGCAACCCGTGTCAGAAGGGCTCCAACTGTGATACCAACCCGGTGAGCGGAAAGGCCATCTGCACGTGTCCGCCCGGGTACACCGGGTCCGCCTGCAACCAGGATATTGACGAATGTTCGCTCG GGGCGAACCCATGCGAGCACGGTGGACGATGTCTCAACACTAAAGGCTCGTTCCAATGCAAGTGTCTCCAAGGTTACGAAGGTCCACGCTGCGAACTGGACGTTAATGAGTGCAAGTCGAACCCCTGCCAGAATGACGCCACCTGCCTCGACCGGATTGGTGGATTCCACTGCATTTGCATGCCAG gtTACGAGGGTgtgttttgtcaaataaatgctGACGACTGCGCATCACAGCCTTGCCTCAACAACGGAAAATGTGTGGACAAGATCAACTCATTTCACTGCGAGTGCCCGAAAG GGTTCTCTGGGAATCTATGTCAGGTGGATGTGGATGAGTGTGCCAGCACGCCCTGTAAGAATGGCGCCAAGTGCACAGACGGGCCCAACAAATACACCTGCGAATGCACACCAG GTTTCGCTGGCGTTCAGTGTGAGTCGGATATCAACGAGTGTGTGTCGAGCCCGTGTCATTACGGAGTGTGTCGAGATGGCGTGGCCGCTTTCACTTGTGAATGTCGTTCGGGATACACTGGCCGACTGTGCGAGACCAACATTAATGAGTGCTTGAGTCAACCCTGCCGAAACGGAGGCACCTGCCAGGACAGAGAGAACTCGTACACCTGTACCTGCCCCAAAGGAACCACAG GTATTAACTGTGAGATAAACATCGACGACTGCAAAAGAAAACCATGTGACTACGGAAAGTGCATCGACAAGATCAATGGctacgagtgtgtgtgtgaacccGGATACACAG GTTCAATGTGTAACATCAACATCGACGACTGCGCGCTGAACCCGTGCCATAACGGTGGCACCTGCATCGACGGGGTCAGCACCTTCACCTGCATCTGTCCCGAGGGTTTCCGTGATGCCACCTGCCTCTCTCAACACAGCGAGTGTTCCAGCAACCCCTGTATCCATGGCAACTGCCAAGACCAGATTAACAGCTATAAGTGCGTGTGCGAGCCCGGCTGGACGGGCCGCAACTGTGACATCAACATCAATGAGTGCCTGTCGAACCCGTGCGTGAACGGAGGCACCTGTAAGGACATGACCAGCGGATACGTGTGCACCTGCAGAGCCGGATTCAGCG GTCCTAACTGCCAGACTAACATTAATGAGTGTGCTTCTAACCCCTGCCTGAACCAGGGCATGTGCATCGATGATGTGGCCGGATTCAAGTGTAACTGCTTACTGCCTTACACAG GTGACGTGTGTGAGAGCGTTTTGGCCCCGTGTTCTTCACAGCCCTGTAAGAACGGAGGCGTTTGTCGTGAATCTGAGGATTTTAGGAGTTTCTCTTGCGCGTGTCCTGTTGGTTGGCAAG GTCAGACGTGTGAGGTGGACATCAATGAGTGTGTGAGGAACCCATGTACCAACGGAGGAGTGTGCGAGAACTTGCGTGGCGGCTTTCAATGTCACTGTAACCCTGGATTCACGGGAGATCTGTGCGAGACCGATATCGACGATTGTACACCAA ATCCCTGCAGTAACGGTGGTATCTGTCAGGACCGCGTGAAcggttttgtgtgcgtgtgtctggcGGGTTTTCGTGGCGAGCGTTGCACAGAGGACATAGACGAGTGCGTGAGCACCCCCTGTCGTAACGGAGGGAACTGCACCGACTGTGTCAACAGCTACACCTGCAGCTGCCCCGCAGGATTCAGCGGCATCAACTGTGAGATCAACACACCCGACTGCACTGAGAG CTCGTGTTTTAACGGTGGAACTTGCGTCGACGGCATCAACTCGTTCTCCTGCGTGTGTCTGCCGGGATTTACCGGGAATTACTGCCAGCACGACGTAAACGAGTGTGACTCGCAGCCATGTCAAAATGGAGGTACATGCCAGGACGGATACGGAACCTACAAATGCACCTGCCCGCACGGCCACACAGGCCAAAACTGCCAG AGTCTGGTTCGCTGGTGTGACTCTGTCCCTTGTAAGAACGGGGGCTCATGTTGGCAGCAGGGGGCGTCGTTCACCTGTCAGTGTGCCAGTGGCTGGACGGGCATCTACTGCGACGTCCCAAGCGTGAGCTGTGAGGTCGCCGCACAACAGCAAG gaGTGTCTGTGGCCGTTCTGTGCCGAAACGCCGGTCAGTGTGTGGATGCTGGGAACACACACCTGTGCAGGTGTCAGGCTGGATACACGGGCAGTTACTGTCAGGAGCAGGTGGATGAGTGCATGCCGAACCCCTGTCAGAACGGAGCCACCTGCACTGATTACCTGGGAGGATACAGCTGTGAG TGTGTTCCAGGATATCACGGAACGAACTGCAGTAAGGAGATAAATGAGTGTTTGTCAAATCCCTGTCAGAACGGAGGAACCTGCATCGATCTTGTCAACACTTACAAATGCTCATGCCCACGGGGAACACAAG GTGTTCACTGTGAGATTGACATAGACGACTGTTCCCCGGCTGCGGATCCGTTAACCGGTGAGCTGCGGTGCTTTAACGGAGGCCGTTGCTTGGACCGCATTGGTGGTTACGGCTGCGTGTGCCCGGCCGGTTTTGTGGGCGAACGCTGCGAGGGCGACGTCAACGAGTGTCTGTCTGACCCTTGTGACCCCAACGGATCCTACAACTGCGTCCAGCTCAACAACGACTTCCGCTGCGAGTGCCGTACGGGATACACGG GCAAACGCTGTGAAACCGTGTTCAATGGTTGCAAGGACACGCCGTGTAAAAACGGAGGGACGTGTGCCGTAGCCAGTAACACGAAACACGGATACATCTGCAAGTGTCAACCG GGCTTCTCTGGTTCCTCCTGCGAATACGACTCAAAATCCTGCGGCTCCCTGAGATGTCGCAACGGCGCCACCTGTGTCTCCGGTCACCTGAGCCCTCGCTGTCTCTGCCCGCCGGGCTTTAGCGGGCACGAGTGCCAGACGCGCATGGACTCAGCGTGCCTGACCAACCCCTGCTACAACGGGGGCACGTGCCAATCCATCAACGACGCTCCGTTTTTCCGTTGCTCCTGCCCGGTTAACTTCAATGGGCTCCTTTGTCACATCCTCGACTACTCCTTCAACGGAGGGCAGGGCAGGGACATAGCTCCGCCTCCGGAGGTGGATATCAGCTGCGAGGTCCCTCAGTGCGAAGGGAGGGGCGGAAACGCCATCTGCGATACGCAATGCAACAATCACGCCTGCGGCTGGGACGGTGGCGACTGCTCTCTGAATTTCGACGACCCGTGGCAGAACTGTAGCGCCGCCCTGCAGTGCTGGAGGTACTTTAATGATGGGAAGTGTGACGAGCAGTGCGCCAACGCCGGCTGCCTGTATGACGGTTTCGACTGCCAGCGACTGGAGGGGCAGTGCAA tccgTTGTATGATCAGTACTGTAAGGATCACTACGCAGATGGTCACTGCGATCAGGGCTGTAATAACGCGGAGTGCGAATGGGATGGCCTCGACTGCGCCGAGGACGTTCCTAAGAAACTTGCCGTGGGAAGTCTGGTTCTCGTGGTCCACATTCCACTTGACGAGCTCCTCAACCGTTCTTCTTCATTCCTGCGTGAGCTAAGCGGCCTGCTGCACACCAATGTGGTGTTCCGGCGCGATGCTAACGGAGAGCCGCTGATATTTCCTTACTATGGTAACGAACACGAGCTGAGCAAACACAAACGCGCCGACTGGAGCGACCCCGCCCAGCTGCTGCAGCGCGCTAGGAGGAGCCTGACGGCGTTTCTAAAGCCCCGCCCACGACGAGAACTGGATCAGATGGAGATCAAAGG gTCGATTGTCTATCTAGAAATTGACAACCGTCAGTGTTATCAACAGTCGGATGAGTGTTTCCAGAGCGCCACAGACGTGGCGGCGTTCCTCGGAGCATTGGCCTCTAGCGGAAATCTCAATGTTCCTTACGTCATTGAAGCAGTCACAA GTGAAGATGGACCTTCAAAGAGCGGTGAGATGTACCCCATGTTCCTGGTGCTCCTCGCTCTGGCCGTCCTAGCCCTGGTGGCTGTGGGTGTCGTGGTCAACAGAAAGCGTAAGCGGGAACATGGACAGCTTTGGTTCCCTGAGGGATTTAAAGTCACGGAACCCAAAAAGAAGCGAAGGGAGCCGGTTGGAGAAGATTCTGTGGGACTCAA GCCTTTGAAGAACTCAGACAGCTCTCTGATGGACCAGCAGCTCAGTGACTGGGCAGATGATGACATCTCAAAACGATTCAAG TTTGAGGAACAGGCCATTCTGGACATGACGGCTCAGCTGGATCATCGGCAGTGGACGCAGCAACATCTGGACGCCGCCGACCTGCGCTTGAACTCGATGGCTCCTACACCTCCGCAGGGCGAGATCGAGAATGACTGCATGGACGTCAACGTCCGCGGGCCTG ATGGCTTCACTCCACTGATGATCGCGTCGTGCAGCGGCGGCGgtattgaaaatgaaaacggCGAGGCAGAAGATGATCCGTCCGCCGATGTCATCACTGACTTCATCTACCACGGCGCCAACTTGCACAATCAGACAGATCGGACTGGAGAGACGGCATTGCATCTGGCGGCACGTTACGCACGTTCTGATGCGGCCAAGCGGTTGCTGGAGTCTACCGCTGATGCTAATGTTCAGGACAACATGGGCCGCACGCCTCTACACGCTGCTGTTGCAGCCGATGCCCAGGGTGTCTTCCAG ATTCTGATCCGGAACCGAGCGACGGATCTGGACGCTCGTATGCATGACGGAACAACACCGCTGATCTTGGCCACCCGATTGGCTGTTGAGGGAATGGTGGAGGAACTCATTAACTCCCACGCTGACCCCAACACCGTTGATGATTCAg GTAAATCGGCTCTTCATTGGGCGGCTGCTGTCAATAATGTGGACGCTGCTGTTGTTCTTTTGAAGAACGGTGCAAATAAAGATCTACAGAATAACAAG GAAGAGACGCCCCTGTTCCTGGCAGCACGTGAGGGCAGCTACGAGACCGCCAAAGTCCTGCTCGATCACCTGGCCAACCGTGACATCGCGGATCATCTCGACCAGCTTCCGCGAGACATCGCACAGGAGCGCATGCACCATGACATCGTCCGCCTGTTAGAAGAATACAACTTGGTGCGCAGTCCACCGCTGCCCCTGTCGCCGCCCCTCTGCTCTCCCAACACCTACCTGGGCATCAAACCCAGCCCGGGCAACAACGCCATGGGCAAGAAGGTGCGAAAACCCGGAGGAAAAGGTGCGGGCGGTAAGGACGGAGGAAAGGAAATGAGActcaaaaagaagaaaaacggAGAGGGCAAAGATGGTGGGATCATGGAGGTGGGCGTCCTCTCACCCGTCGATTCGCTTGAATCGCCACACGGCTATCTATCAGACGTCTCTTCGCCGCCAATGATGACGTCACCCTTTCAACAGTCCCCgcctatcactttaaatcaACTCCAGGGGTTGGCTGACTCCCGCATGGGCGGTGCTCATCAGGGTATGGGCAAGCCGTTTGACTCCGCCCCTCCTCGTTTGTCCCATCTCCCGGTGGCTAACGGTGGGGCTCAAACGGGCGCGTGCGATTGGCTGCAGAGGGTGcagcaacaacagcagcaggCAGGGTTCACGGCCCTCATGCCCACAATGCACCCCGGTATGCCGCAGGTCATGGGTTATCCCACGATGCAAAGCAGCCACCTGGGCACAGCGTCGCACATGCTGTCTAACCACGCCCACCAAAACAACCACCAGAGCGTCGTCACCATGCAGCACCAAAATTCCGGACACATCCTCTCGCATCACTTCCTGGGAGACCTGAGTGGGCTGGATCTTCAGTCCGGCTCGGGACACGCCCCCATGCAGACCATCCTACCACAGGACAGCCAGCGCATGGCTTCTATCTCCAGCACGCAGTTTCTAACCCCGCCTTCTCAACACAGTTATTCTAACCCCATGGACAACACGCCCAACCACCAGCCGCAGGTGCCTGACCATCCTTTCCTCACACCGTCCCCCGGCTCTCCCGACCAGTGGTCTAGCTCGTCTCCACATTCCGTGTCTGATTGGTCCGAGGGAATCTCAAGCCCGCCTACCAGTATGCAGATGAATCATATCCCAGAAGCCTTTAAATAA